In a genomic window of Sus scrofa isolate TJ Tabasco breed Duroc chromosome 4, Sscrofa11.1, whole genome shotgun sequence:
- the ECM1 gene encoding extracellular matrix protein 1 isoform X7 has product MGTTSRAALVLAYLAVASVVPEGVSKAPGQRELGAEHLLQEAGYAAPPSPPLSHTLPRDPPDTSQQSPHFEGQSEVQPSSSQEAIPFQQEELTPAQLPAEKKGDPPLLQETVPLQKEQSPPKLPTEQKEKKPSSFMEHRPPEPGSWNAAQHCQPGRPRGGWGHRLDGFPPGRPSLDNMDQICLPNRQHVVYGPWNLPQTGFSHLSRQGEALNLLETGYSRCCRCHNYIHRLDCAKLVWEDALDGYCNQEQATKTHRHLCCHHPPSPARDECFARQAPYPNYDRDILALDLSRVTPNLMSHLCGNRRVLTKHKQIPGLIQNMTVRCCDVPFPEQACCAEEEKAAFIDNLCGPRRKFWRDSAHCCKLSPGDEQVNCFNVNYLRNVAVVAGDTRDAKGQGEQGPTQGTNISPTLEPKEE; this is encoded by the exons TTTCCAAGGCTCCAGGGCAAAGGGAGCTGGGGGCAGAGCACCTCCTTCAAGAAG CTGGCTATGCtgcacccccttccccacccctgagcCACACTCTCCCCAGGGATCCCCCTGACACTTCTCAGCAGAGCCCTCACTTTGAGGGACAGAGTGAAG TGCAGCCCTCTTCCTCTCAGGAAGCCATCCCATTCCAGCAGGAGGAGCTGACCCCTGCCCAACTCCCTGCGGAAAAGAAAG GGGATCCTCCTCTCCTTCAAGAAACTGTGCCCCTCCAAAAAGAGCAGTCCCCTCCCAAGCTCCCTACAGAACAGAAGGAAA AAAAGCCATCTTCCTTCATGGAGCACAGACCCCCAGAGCCTGGGTCTTGGAATGCAGCCCAGCACTGCCAACCGGGCCGACCCCGTGGGGGCTGGGGCCACCGGCTGGATGGCTTCCCCCCCGGACGACCTTCTCTGGATAATATGGACCAGATTTGCCTTCCTAATCGTCAGCATGTGGTGTATGGCCCTTGGAACCTGCCGCAGACTGGCTTTTCCCACCTTAGTCGCCAGGGTGAGGCCCTCAATTTGCTGGAGACCGGATATTCTCGATGCTGCCGCTGTCACAACTACATACACCGCTTGGACTGTGCAAAACTCGTG TGGGAGGATGCCCTTGATGGATACTGTAATCAGGAACAGGCTACAAAGACCCACCGCCACTTGTGTTGCCACCACCCTCCTAGCCCTGCCCGCGATGAGTGCTTTGCCCGTCAGGCTCCCTATCCCAACTACGACCGGGACATCTTGGCTCTTGACCTCAGCCGAGTCACCCCCAACCTCATGAGTCATCTCTGTGGCAATCGAAGAGTTCTCACCAAACA TAAGCAGATTCCTGGGCTGATCCAGAACATGACAGTCCGATGCTGTGATGTGCCGTTTCCAGAGCAAGCCTGCTGTGCTGAGGAGGAG AAAGCAGCCTTTATCGACAACCTGTGTGGCCCCCGAAGAAAGTTCTGGCGAGACTCTGCCCATTGCTGTAAACTGAGTCCTGGGGATGAACAGGTCAACTGCTTCAACGTTAATTATCTGAGGAATGTGGCTGTAGTGGCTGGAGACACTAGGGATGCCAAGGGCCAGGGGGAGCAGGGCCCAACTCAGGGAACAAATATCAGCCCCACCCTTGAGCCCAAGGAAGAGTGA
- the ECM1 gene encoding extracellular matrix protein 1 isoform X5 gives MGTTSRAALVLAYLAVASVVPEGVSKAPGQRELGAEHLLQEAGYAAPPSPPLSHTLPRDPPDTSQQSPHFEGQSEVQPSSSQEAIPFQQEELTPAQLPAEKKGDPPLLQETVPLQKEQSPPKLPTEQKEKKPSSFMEHRPPEPGSWNAAQHCQPGRPRGGWGHRLDGFPPGRPSLDNMDQICLPNRQHVVYGPWNLPQTGFSHLSRQGEALNLLETGYSRCCRCHNYIHRLDCAKLVWEDAMTRFCEAEFSVKTRPHGCCKRQGEARFSCFQEEAPRPHYQLRACPSHQPGISSGPELPFPPGPPTLDNIKNICHLRRFRSVPRNLPATDPIQRQLHALTQLEGEFQRCCQQGNNHTCTWKAWEDALDGYCNQEQATKTHRHLCCHHPPSPARDECFARQAPYPNYDRDILALDLSRVTPNLMSHLCGNRRVLTKHKQIPGLIQNMTVRCCDVPFPEQACCAEEEKAAFIDNLCGPRRKFWRDSAHCCKLSPGDEQVNCFNVNYLRNVAVVAGDTRDAKGQGEQGPTQGTNISPTLEPKEE, from the exons TTTCCAAGGCTCCAGGGCAAAGGGAGCTGGGGGCAGAGCACCTCCTTCAAGAAG CTGGCTATGCtgcacccccttccccacccctgagcCACACTCTCCCCAGGGATCCCCCTGACACTTCTCAGCAGAGCCCTCACTTTGAGGGACAGAGTGAAG TGCAGCCCTCTTCCTCTCAGGAAGCCATCCCATTCCAGCAGGAGGAGCTGACCCCTGCCCAACTCCCTGCGGAAAAGAAAG GGGATCCTCCTCTCCTTCAAGAAACTGTGCCCCTCCAAAAAGAGCAGTCCCCTCCCAAGCTCCCTACAGAACAGAAGGAAA AAAAGCCATCTTCCTTCATGGAGCACAGACCCCCAGAGCCTGGGTCTTGGAATGCAGCCCAGCACTGCCAACCGGGCCGACCCCGTGGGGGCTGGGGCCACCGGCTGGATGGCTTCCCCCCCGGACGACCTTCTCTGGATAATATGGACCAGATTTGCCTTCCTAATCGTCAGCATGTGGTGTATGGCCCTTGGAACCTGCCGCAGACTGGCTTTTCCCACCTTAGTCGCCAGGGTGAGGCCCTCAATTTGCTGGAGACCGGATATTCTCGATGCTGCCGCTGTCACAACTACATACACCGCTTGGACTGTGCAAAACTCGTG TGGGAGGACGCGATGACCCGGTTCTGTGAGGCCGAGTTCTCGGTCAAGACCCGACCCCACGGGTGCTGCAAACGGCAGGGGGAGGCTCGATTCTCCTGCTTCCAGGAGGAAGCTCCCCGGCCACACTACCAGCTCCGGGCCTGCCCCAGCCACCAGCCCGGTATTTCCTCGGGCCCCGAGCTGCCTTTTCCCCCTGGGCCACCCACACTGGACAATATCAAGAACATCTGCCACCTAAGACGCTTCCGCTCCGTGCCACGCAACCTCCCAGCTACTGACCCCATCCAAAGGCAGCTGCATGCTCTGACCCAGCTGGAGGGGGAGTTCCAGCGCTGTTGCCAGCAGGGGAACAACCACACCTGTACATGGAAGGCC TGGGAGGATGCCCTTGATGGATACTGTAATCAGGAACAGGCTACAAAGACCCACCGCCACTTGTGTTGCCACCACCCTCCTAGCCCTGCCCGCGATGAGTGCTTTGCCCGTCAGGCTCCCTATCCCAACTACGACCGGGACATCTTGGCTCTTGACCTCAGCCGAGTCACCCCCAACCTCATGAGTCATCTCTGTGGCAATCGAAGAGTTCTCACCAAACA TAAGCAGATTCCTGGGCTGATCCAGAACATGACAGTCCGATGCTGTGATGTGCCGTTTCCAGAGCAAGCCTGCTGTGCTGAGGAGGAG AAAGCAGCCTTTATCGACAACCTGTGTGGCCCCCGAAGAAAGTTCTGGCGAGACTCTGCCCATTGCTGTAAACTGAGTCCTGGGGATGAACAGGTCAACTGCTTCAACGTTAATTATCTGAGGAATGTGGCTGTAGTGGCTGGAGACACTAGGGATGCCAAGGGCCAGGGGGAGCAGGGCCCAACTCAGGGAACAAATATCAGCCCCACCCTTGAGCCCAAGGAAGAGTGA
- the ECM1 gene encoding extracellular matrix protein 1 isoform X4, giving the protein MGTTSRAALVLAYLAVASVVPEGVSKAPGQRELGAEHLLQEAGYAAPPSPPLSHTLPRDPPDTSQQSPHFEGQSEVQPSSSQEAIPFQQEELTPAQLPAEKKGDPPLLQETVPLQKEQSPPKLPTEQKENSHSEEKPSSFMEHRPPEPGSWNAAQHCQPGRPRGGWGHRLDGFPPGRPSLDNMDQICLPNRQHVVYGPWNLPQTGFSHLSRQGEALNLLETGYSRCCRCHNYIHRLDCAKLVWEDAMTRFCEAEFSVKTRPHGCCKRQGEARFSCFQEEAPRPHYQLRACPSHQPGISSGPELPFPPGPPTLDNIKNICHLRRFRSVPRNLPATDPIQRQLHALTQLEGEFQRCCQQGNNHTCTWKAWEDALDGYCNQEQATKTHRHLCCHHPPSPARDECFARQAPYPNYDRDILALDLSRVTPNLMSHLCGNRRVLTKHKQIPGLIQNMTVRCCDVPFPEQACCAEEEKAAFIDNLCGPRRKFWRDSAHCCKLSPGDEQVNCFNVNYLRNVAVVAGDTRDAKGQGEQGPTQGTNISPTLEPKEE; this is encoded by the exons TTTCCAAGGCTCCAGGGCAAAGGGAGCTGGGGGCAGAGCACCTCCTTCAAGAAG CTGGCTATGCtgcacccccttccccacccctgagcCACACTCTCCCCAGGGATCCCCCTGACACTTCTCAGCAGAGCCCTCACTTTGAGGGACAGAGTGAAG TGCAGCCCTCTTCCTCTCAGGAAGCCATCCCATTCCAGCAGGAGGAGCTGACCCCTGCCCAACTCCCTGCGGAAAAGAAAG GGGATCCTCCTCTCCTTCAAGAAACTGTGCCCCTCCAAAAAGAGCAGTCCCCTCCCAAGCTCCCTACAGAACAGAAGGAAA ACAGTCATTCTGAAG AAAAGCCATCTTCCTTCATGGAGCACAGACCCCCAGAGCCTGGGTCTTGGAATGCAGCCCAGCACTGCCAACCGGGCCGACCCCGTGGGGGCTGGGGCCACCGGCTGGATGGCTTCCCCCCCGGACGACCTTCTCTGGATAATATGGACCAGATTTGCCTTCCTAATCGTCAGCATGTGGTGTATGGCCCTTGGAACCTGCCGCAGACTGGCTTTTCCCACCTTAGTCGCCAGGGTGAGGCCCTCAATTTGCTGGAGACCGGATATTCTCGATGCTGCCGCTGTCACAACTACATACACCGCTTGGACTGTGCAAAACTCGTG TGGGAGGACGCGATGACCCGGTTCTGTGAGGCCGAGTTCTCGGTCAAGACCCGACCCCACGGGTGCTGCAAACGGCAGGGGGAGGCTCGATTCTCCTGCTTCCAGGAGGAAGCTCCCCGGCCACACTACCAGCTCCGGGCCTGCCCCAGCCACCAGCCCGGTATTTCCTCGGGCCCCGAGCTGCCTTTTCCCCCTGGGCCACCCACACTGGACAATATCAAGAACATCTGCCACCTAAGACGCTTCCGCTCCGTGCCACGCAACCTCCCAGCTACTGACCCCATCCAAAGGCAGCTGCATGCTCTGACCCAGCTGGAGGGGGAGTTCCAGCGCTGTTGCCAGCAGGGGAACAACCACACCTGTACATGGAAGGCC TGGGAGGATGCCCTTGATGGATACTGTAATCAGGAACAGGCTACAAAGACCCACCGCCACTTGTGTTGCCACCACCCTCCTAGCCCTGCCCGCGATGAGTGCTTTGCCCGTCAGGCTCCCTATCCCAACTACGACCGGGACATCTTGGCTCTTGACCTCAGCCGAGTCACCCCCAACCTCATGAGTCATCTCTGTGGCAATCGAAGAGTTCTCACCAAACA TAAGCAGATTCCTGGGCTGATCCAGAACATGACAGTCCGATGCTGTGATGTGCCGTTTCCAGAGCAAGCCTGCTGTGCTGAGGAGGAG AAAGCAGCCTTTATCGACAACCTGTGTGGCCCCCGAAGAAAGTTCTGGCGAGACTCTGCCCATTGCTGTAAACTGAGTCCTGGGGATGAACAGGTCAACTGCTTCAACGTTAATTATCTGAGGAATGTGGCTGTAGTGGCTGGAGACACTAGGGATGCCAAGGGCCAGGGGGAGCAGGGCCCAACTCAGGGAACAAATATCAGCCCCACCCTTGAGCCCAAGGAAGAGTGA
- the ECM1 gene encoding extracellular matrix protein 1 isoform X3, which translates to MGTTSRAALVLAYLAVASVVPEGVSKAPGQRELGAEHLLQEAGYAAPPSPPLSHTLPRDPPDTSQQSPHFEGQSEVQPSSSQEAIPFQQEELTPAQLPAEKKGDPPLLQETVPLQKEQSPPKLPTEQKENPSFLHQEEMTFQSKHREKKPSSFMEHRPPEPGSWNAAQHCQPGRPRGGWGHRLDGFPPGRPSLDNMDQICLPNRQHVVYGPWNLPQTGFSHLSRQGEALNLLETGYSRCCRCHNYIHRLDCAKLVWEDAMTRFCEAEFSVKTRPHGCCKRQGEARFSCFQEEAPRPHYQLRACPSHQPGISSGPELPFPPGPPTLDNIKNICHLRRFRSVPRNLPATDPIQRQLHALTQLEGEFQRCCQQGNNHTCTWKAWEDALDGYCNQEQATKTHRHLCCHHPPSPARDECFARQAPYPNYDRDILALDLSRVTPNLMSHLCGNRRVLTKHKQIPGLIQNMTVRCCDVPFPEQACCAEEEKAAFIDNLCGPRRKFWRDSAHCCKLSPGDEQVNCFNVNYLRNVAVVAGDTRDAKGQGEQGPTQGTNISPTLEPKEE; encoded by the exons TTTCCAAGGCTCCAGGGCAAAGGGAGCTGGGGGCAGAGCACCTCCTTCAAGAAG CTGGCTATGCtgcacccccttccccacccctgagcCACACTCTCCCCAGGGATCCCCCTGACACTTCTCAGCAGAGCCCTCACTTTGAGGGACAGAGTGAAG TGCAGCCCTCTTCCTCTCAGGAAGCCATCCCATTCCAGCAGGAGGAGCTGACCCCTGCCCAACTCCCTGCGGAAAAGAAAG GGGATCCTCCTCTCCTTCAAGAAACTGTGCCCCTCCAAAAAGAGCAGTCCCCTCCCAAGCTCCCTACAGAACAGAAGGAAA ACCCATCTTTCCTACATCAAGAGGAGATGACCTTCCAATCTAAGCACAGAGAGA AAAAGCCATCTTCCTTCATGGAGCACAGACCCCCAGAGCCTGGGTCTTGGAATGCAGCCCAGCACTGCCAACCGGGCCGACCCCGTGGGGGCTGGGGCCACCGGCTGGATGGCTTCCCCCCCGGACGACCTTCTCTGGATAATATGGACCAGATTTGCCTTCCTAATCGTCAGCATGTGGTGTATGGCCCTTGGAACCTGCCGCAGACTGGCTTTTCCCACCTTAGTCGCCAGGGTGAGGCCCTCAATTTGCTGGAGACCGGATATTCTCGATGCTGCCGCTGTCACAACTACATACACCGCTTGGACTGTGCAAAACTCGTG TGGGAGGACGCGATGACCCGGTTCTGTGAGGCCGAGTTCTCGGTCAAGACCCGACCCCACGGGTGCTGCAAACGGCAGGGGGAGGCTCGATTCTCCTGCTTCCAGGAGGAAGCTCCCCGGCCACACTACCAGCTCCGGGCCTGCCCCAGCCACCAGCCCGGTATTTCCTCGGGCCCCGAGCTGCCTTTTCCCCCTGGGCCACCCACACTGGACAATATCAAGAACATCTGCCACCTAAGACGCTTCCGCTCCGTGCCACGCAACCTCCCAGCTACTGACCCCATCCAAAGGCAGCTGCATGCTCTGACCCAGCTGGAGGGGGAGTTCCAGCGCTGTTGCCAGCAGGGGAACAACCACACCTGTACATGGAAGGCC TGGGAGGATGCCCTTGATGGATACTGTAATCAGGAACAGGCTACAAAGACCCACCGCCACTTGTGTTGCCACCACCCTCCTAGCCCTGCCCGCGATGAGTGCTTTGCCCGTCAGGCTCCCTATCCCAACTACGACCGGGACATCTTGGCTCTTGACCTCAGCCGAGTCACCCCCAACCTCATGAGTCATCTCTGTGGCAATCGAAGAGTTCTCACCAAACA TAAGCAGATTCCTGGGCTGATCCAGAACATGACAGTCCGATGCTGTGATGTGCCGTTTCCAGAGCAAGCCTGCTGTGCTGAGGAGGAG AAAGCAGCCTTTATCGACAACCTGTGTGGCCCCCGAAGAAAGTTCTGGCGAGACTCTGCCCATTGCTGTAAACTGAGTCCTGGGGATGAACAGGTCAACTGCTTCAACGTTAATTATCTGAGGAATGTGGCTGTAGTGGCTGGAGACACTAGGGATGCCAAGGGCCAGGGGGAGCAGGGCCCAACTCAGGGAACAAATATCAGCCCCACCCTTGAGCCCAAGGAAGAGTGA
- the ECM1 gene encoding extracellular matrix protein 1 isoform X6, whose amino-acid sequence MGTTSRAALVLAYLAVASVVPEGVSKAPGQRELGAEHLLQEAGYAAPPSPPLSHTLPRDPPDTSQQSPHFEGQSEVQPSSSQEAIPFQQEELTPAQLPAEKKGDPPLLQETVPLQKEQSPPKLPTEQKENPSFLHQEEMTFQSKHRENSHSEEKPSSFMEHRPPEPGSWNAAQHCQPGRPRGGWGHRLDGFPPGRPSLDNMDQICLPNRQHVVYGPWNLPQTGFSHLSRQGEALNLLETGYSRCCRCHNYIHRLDCAKLVWEDALDGYCNQEQATKTHRHLCCHHPPSPARDECFARQAPYPNYDRDILALDLSRVTPNLMSHLCGNRRVLTKHKQIPGLIQNMTVRCCDVPFPEQACCAEEEKAAFIDNLCGPRRKFWRDSAHCCKLSPGDEQVNCFNVNYLRNVAVVAGDTRDAKGQGEQGPTQGTNISPTLEPKEE is encoded by the exons TTTCCAAGGCTCCAGGGCAAAGGGAGCTGGGGGCAGAGCACCTCCTTCAAGAAG CTGGCTATGCtgcacccccttccccacccctgagcCACACTCTCCCCAGGGATCCCCCTGACACTTCTCAGCAGAGCCCTCACTTTGAGGGACAGAGTGAAG TGCAGCCCTCTTCCTCTCAGGAAGCCATCCCATTCCAGCAGGAGGAGCTGACCCCTGCCCAACTCCCTGCGGAAAAGAAAG GGGATCCTCCTCTCCTTCAAGAAACTGTGCCCCTCCAAAAAGAGCAGTCCCCTCCCAAGCTCCCTACAGAACAGAAGGAAA ACCCATCTTTCCTACATCAAGAGGAGATGACCTTCCAATCTAAGCACAGAGAGA ACAGTCATTCTGAAG AAAAGCCATCTTCCTTCATGGAGCACAGACCCCCAGAGCCTGGGTCTTGGAATGCAGCCCAGCACTGCCAACCGGGCCGACCCCGTGGGGGCTGGGGCCACCGGCTGGATGGCTTCCCCCCCGGACGACCTTCTCTGGATAATATGGACCAGATTTGCCTTCCTAATCGTCAGCATGTGGTGTATGGCCCTTGGAACCTGCCGCAGACTGGCTTTTCCCACCTTAGTCGCCAGGGTGAGGCCCTCAATTTGCTGGAGACCGGATATTCTCGATGCTGCCGCTGTCACAACTACATACACCGCTTGGACTGTGCAAAACTCGTG TGGGAGGATGCCCTTGATGGATACTGTAATCAGGAACAGGCTACAAAGACCCACCGCCACTTGTGTTGCCACCACCCTCCTAGCCCTGCCCGCGATGAGTGCTTTGCCCGTCAGGCTCCCTATCCCAACTACGACCGGGACATCTTGGCTCTTGACCTCAGCCGAGTCACCCCCAACCTCATGAGTCATCTCTGTGGCAATCGAAGAGTTCTCACCAAACA TAAGCAGATTCCTGGGCTGATCCAGAACATGACAGTCCGATGCTGTGATGTGCCGTTTCCAGAGCAAGCCTGCTGTGCTGAGGAGGAG AAAGCAGCCTTTATCGACAACCTGTGTGGCCCCCGAAGAAAGTTCTGGCGAGACTCTGCCCATTGCTGTAAACTGAGTCCTGGGGATGAACAGGTCAACTGCTTCAACGTTAATTATCTGAGGAATGTGGCTGTAGTGGCTGGAGACACTAGGGATGCCAAGGGCCAGGGGGAGCAGGGCCCAACTCAGGGAACAAATATCAGCCCCACCCTTGAGCCCAAGGAAGAGTGA
- the ECM1 gene encoding extracellular matrix protein 1 isoform X2 codes for MGTTSRAALVLAYLAVASVVPEGVSKAPGQRELGAEHLLQEAGYAAPPSPPLSHTLPRDPPDTSQQSPHFEGQSEVQPSSSQEAIPFQQEELTPAQLPAEKKGDPPLLQETVPLQKEQSPPKLPTEQKENPSFLHQEEMTFQSKHRENSHSEEKPSSFMEHRPPEPGSWNAAQHCQPGRPRGGWGHRLDGFPPGRPSLDNMDQICLPNRQHVVYGPWNLPQTGFSHLSRQGEALNLLETGYSRCCRCHNYIHRLDCAKLVWEDAMTRFCEAEFSVKTRPHGCCKRQGEARFSCFQEEAPRPHYQLRACPSHQPGISSGPELPFPPGPPTLDNIKNICHLRRFRSVPRNLPATDPIQRQLHALTQLEGEFQRCCQQGNNHTCTWKAWEDALDGYCNQEQATKTHRHLCCHHPPSPARDECFARQAPYPNYDRDILALDLSRVTPNLMSHLCGNRRVLTKHKQIPGLIQNMTVRCCDVPFPEQACCAEEEKAAFIDNLCGPRRKFWRDSAHCCKLSPGDEQVNCFNVNYLRNVAVVAGDTRDAKGQGEQGPTQGTNISPTLEPKEE; via the exons TTTCCAAGGCTCCAGGGCAAAGGGAGCTGGGGGCAGAGCACCTCCTTCAAGAAG CTGGCTATGCtgcacccccttccccacccctgagcCACACTCTCCCCAGGGATCCCCCTGACACTTCTCAGCAGAGCCCTCACTTTGAGGGACAGAGTGAAG TGCAGCCCTCTTCCTCTCAGGAAGCCATCCCATTCCAGCAGGAGGAGCTGACCCCTGCCCAACTCCCTGCGGAAAAGAAAG GGGATCCTCCTCTCCTTCAAGAAACTGTGCCCCTCCAAAAAGAGCAGTCCCCTCCCAAGCTCCCTACAGAACAGAAGGAAA ACCCATCTTTCCTACATCAAGAGGAGATGACCTTCCAATCTAAGCACAGAGAGA ACAGTCATTCTGAAG AAAAGCCATCTTCCTTCATGGAGCACAGACCCCCAGAGCCTGGGTCTTGGAATGCAGCCCAGCACTGCCAACCGGGCCGACCCCGTGGGGGCTGGGGCCACCGGCTGGATGGCTTCCCCCCCGGACGACCTTCTCTGGATAATATGGACCAGATTTGCCTTCCTAATCGTCAGCATGTGGTGTATGGCCCTTGGAACCTGCCGCAGACTGGCTTTTCCCACCTTAGTCGCCAGGGTGAGGCCCTCAATTTGCTGGAGACCGGATATTCTCGATGCTGCCGCTGTCACAACTACATACACCGCTTGGACTGTGCAAAACTCGTG TGGGAGGACGCGATGACCCGGTTCTGTGAGGCCGAGTTCTCGGTCAAGACCCGACCCCACGGGTGCTGCAAACGGCAGGGGGAGGCTCGATTCTCCTGCTTCCAGGAGGAAGCTCCCCGGCCACACTACCAGCTCCGGGCCTGCCCCAGCCACCAGCCCGGTATTTCCTCGGGCCCCGAGCTGCCTTTTCCCCCTGGGCCACCCACACTGGACAATATCAAGAACATCTGCCACCTAAGACGCTTCCGCTCCGTGCCACGCAACCTCCCAGCTACTGACCCCATCCAAAGGCAGCTGCATGCTCTGACCCAGCTGGAGGGGGAGTTCCAGCGCTGTTGCCAGCAGGGGAACAACCACACCTGTACATGGAAGGCC TGGGAGGATGCCCTTGATGGATACTGTAATCAGGAACAGGCTACAAAGACCCACCGCCACTTGTGTTGCCACCACCCTCCTAGCCCTGCCCGCGATGAGTGCTTTGCCCGTCAGGCTCCCTATCCCAACTACGACCGGGACATCTTGGCTCTTGACCTCAGCCGAGTCACCCCCAACCTCATGAGTCATCTCTGTGGCAATCGAAGAGTTCTCACCAAACA TAAGCAGATTCCTGGGCTGATCCAGAACATGACAGTCCGATGCTGTGATGTGCCGTTTCCAGAGCAAGCCTGCTGTGCTGAGGAGGAG AAAGCAGCCTTTATCGACAACCTGTGTGGCCCCCGAAGAAAGTTCTGGCGAGACTCTGCCCATTGCTGTAAACTGAGTCCTGGGGATGAACAGGTCAACTGCTTCAACGTTAATTATCTGAGGAATGTGGCTGTAGTGGCTGGAGACACTAGGGATGCCAAGGGCCAGGGGGAGCAGGGCCCAACTCAGGGAACAAATATCAGCCCCACCCTTGAGCCCAAGGAAGAGTGA
- the ECM1 gene encoding extracellular matrix protein 1 isoform X1 — protein sequence MGTTSRAALVLAYLAVASVVPEGVSKAPGQRELGAEHLLQEAGYAAPPSPPLSHTLPRDPPDTSQQSPHFEGQSEGKSQFDLQASGLLPAVLLQRGQGEGCSHTPPSVVQPSSSQEAIPFQQEELTPAQLPAEKKGDPPLLQETVPLQKEQSPPKLPTEQKEKKPSSFMEHRPPEPGSWNAAQHCQPGRPRGGWGHRLDGFPPGRPSLDNMDQICLPNRQHVVYGPWNLPQTGFSHLSRQGEALNLLETGYSRCCRCHNYIHRLDCAKLVWEDAMTRFCEAEFSVKTRPHGCCKRQGEARFSCFQEEAPRPHYQLRACPSHQPGISSGPELPFPPGPPTLDNIKNICHLRRFRSVPRNLPATDPIQRQLHALTQLEGEFQRCCQQGNNHTCTWKAWEDALDGYCNQEQATKTHRHLCCHHPPSPARDECFARQAPYPNYDRDILALDLSRVTPNLMSHLCGNRRVLTKHKQIPGLIQNMTVRCCDVPFPEQACCAEEEKAAFIDNLCGPRRKFWRDSAHCCKLSPGDEQVNCFNVNYLRNVAVVAGDTRDAKGQGEQGPTQGTNISPTLEPKEE from the exons TTTCCAAGGCTCCAGGGCAAAGGGAGCTGGGGGCAGAGCACCTCCTTCAAGAAG CTGGCTATGCtgcacccccttccccacccctgagcCACACTCTCCCCAGGGATCCCCCTGACACTTCTCAGCAGAGCCCTCACTTTGAGGGACAGAGTGAAGGTAAGTCTCAGTTTGACCTCCAGGCTTCTGGCCTACTTCCTGCTGTTCTGTTGCAGAGGGGCCAAGGGGAGGGCTGCTCACACACTCCTCCTTCTGTAGTGCAGCCCTCTTCCTCTCAGGAAGCCATCCCATTCCAGCAGGAGGAGCTGACCCCTGCCCAACTCCCTGCGGAAAAGAAAG GGGATCCTCCTCTCCTTCAAGAAACTGTGCCCCTCCAAAAAGAGCAGTCCCCTCCCAAGCTCCCTACAGAACAGAAGGAAA AAAAGCCATCTTCCTTCATGGAGCACAGACCCCCAGAGCCTGGGTCTTGGAATGCAGCCCAGCACTGCCAACCGGGCCGACCCCGTGGGGGCTGGGGCCACCGGCTGGATGGCTTCCCCCCCGGACGACCTTCTCTGGATAATATGGACCAGATTTGCCTTCCTAATCGTCAGCATGTGGTGTATGGCCCTTGGAACCTGCCGCAGACTGGCTTTTCCCACCTTAGTCGCCAGGGTGAGGCCCTCAATTTGCTGGAGACCGGATATTCTCGATGCTGCCGCTGTCACAACTACATACACCGCTTGGACTGTGCAAAACTCGTG TGGGAGGACGCGATGACCCGGTTCTGTGAGGCCGAGTTCTCGGTCAAGACCCGACCCCACGGGTGCTGCAAACGGCAGGGGGAGGCTCGATTCTCCTGCTTCCAGGAGGAAGCTCCCCGGCCACACTACCAGCTCCGGGCCTGCCCCAGCCACCAGCCCGGTATTTCCTCGGGCCCCGAGCTGCCTTTTCCCCCTGGGCCACCCACACTGGACAATATCAAGAACATCTGCCACCTAAGACGCTTCCGCTCCGTGCCACGCAACCTCCCAGCTACTGACCCCATCCAAAGGCAGCTGCATGCTCTGACCCAGCTGGAGGGGGAGTTCCAGCGCTGTTGCCAGCAGGGGAACAACCACACCTGTACATGGAAGGCC TGGGAGGATGCCCTTGATGGATACTGTAATCAGGAACAGGCTACAAAGACCCACCGCCACTTGTGTTGCCACCACCCTCCTAGCCCTGCCCGCGATGAGTGCTTTGCCCGTCAGGCTCCCTATCCCAACTACGACCGGGACATCTTGGCTCTTGACCTCAGCCGAGTCACCCCCAACCTCATGAGTCATCTCTGTGGCAATCGAAGAGTTCTCACCAAACA TAAGCAGATTCCTGGGCTGATCCAGAACATGACAGTCCGATGCTGTGATGTGCCGTTTCCAGAGCAAGCCTGCTGTGCTGAGGAGGAG AAAGCAGCCTTTATCGACAACCTGTGTGGCCCCCGAAGAAAGTTCTGGCGAGACTCTGCCCATTGCTGTAAACTGAGTCCTGGGGATGAACAGGTCAACTGCTTCAACGTTAATTATCTGAGGAATGTGGCTGTAGTGGCTGGAGACACTAGGGATGCCAAGGGCCAGGGGGAGCAGGGCCCAACTCAGGGAACAAATATCAGCCCCACCCTTGAGCCCAAGGAAGAGTGA